In Armatimonadota bacterium, the genomic stretch CCTTTGGTCGCAAGGTCGTCGACCGCACCCAACTCATTCTCGACATCTTTGCACGCCGCGCGCGAACGAAAGAAGGCATGCTCCAAGTCGAGCTCGCCCAGCTAACCTACATGATGCCAAAGCTCATGTCGGTGTACACCAAGTTTGAAAGGCAGAAGGGCGGAATTGGAATGCGCGGACCCGGCGAAACTAAGCTTGAAACCGATAAGCGGATGGTTCGTGACCGAATCGCTCGCCTCAAGGGAGAAATACTAGACGTCAAGCGCGTCCGCGACCAACAGCGCACTAGCCGAAGGAAACACCCCTTCCCGTTCGCCTCCATCGTTGGCTATACATCCGCTGGAAAATCGACGTTGATGAACCGGATGTCCGGCACTGATCTCCTTGCGGACGCAATGCCCTTCGCCACGCTTGATCCGACCACCCGAAAGATCGACCTTCCAGACGGCTATGCGCTATTCCTTACCGACACCGTCGGCTTCATCCGAAACCTTCCGACCCACTTGGTCGCCGCCTTTCAATCAACACTGGAAGAAGTCACGTTCAGCGATTTCATCATCCACCTCGTCGACGTCAGTCACCCCAACTGGGAAGCGCAGTGCGATGCCGTTGCCGAAACCCTTAAGCGTCTCAAGGCCGACGACAAACCCGCGATCACCGTCTTCAACAAGATCGACGCTATCACCGATCCGACCGTGCGTCGCGACCTCGTGGCAGAGTTCCCCAACTCCGTCGCAATCTCCGCGCTAACCGGCGAAGGAATGAATGACCTGATGAATGCGATTCGCCGCCAGGTACAAGATTTGCTCGGTTTTGTAAAGGCTCTGATTCCATACAATCAATCCCACCTTTTGCAGGACTGCTACAACTTCGGGCGAGTTCACAAAGAAGAGTACCGAGATGGCGGAATCTACGTTGAAGCCGAGCTAGTTTCCGAAATGAGGCACCTGTTAGAGAATTACGCGATCTAAACAGGGTGGTAGTAAACTGCGAAAATGCTCGCAACCGCCGCAGCCCTTGCCGCCGCAACTCGCTACGCAATCATCCCGCAGCCCGTCGTTCTGATTCCTCAAGAAGGCGAGTTTGAGCTGTCTCAGTCGACCCCAATCGTCGCATCCAAAGAGTTGGCAGGTGTCGCTAGTTTTGCAAAGGAGATTGTTGCTACCGCCAACAACTCCGCAACTCCTGCGAGCGCAAGCATTCGCCTGAAGCTAAACAAGAAGCAGGAAAGAATCGGTGACGAAGGCTACACTCTAGACGTCAGCCCAGACAGCATCGAGATTTCAGCAAGGACTCCAGCCGGAGCGTTTTACGGAATCCAGACACTTCGCCAGCTTGTACAAAATGGGAAGGTTCCCAGCGTCATTATCGAAGATACTCCCCGTTTTGGTTGGCGCGGTGCGATGCTCGATACTGGCCGTCACTACATGCCAATGTCGGCCATCAAGAAGTTCATCGACACACTCGCGTTCCACAAAATGAACTCCTTCCACTGGCACCTCACCGAGGACCAAGGATGGCGATTGGAGATCAAGAAGTATCCAAAGCTTACTGAGATCGGCTCCAAGCGATCCAAGACGATGCTGAAGTATAGTCCAGCAACCTTTGAGGACAAGGAGTACGGCGGCTTCTACACTCAAGCGGAAGCCAAAGAGATCGTCGCTTACGCAAAGGCTCGATTTATCAACGTCGTTCCAGAGATCGAGATGCCGGGCCACGCCCAAGCCGCAATCGCCGCATACCCCGAACTCGGGAACGGTGAGAAGGTTCCTGTAGCAACGACTTGGGGTGTCATCAAGCACGTTTACAATCCCGAGGAATCGACGATCAAGTTCCAAAAGGATGTTCTGGATGAGGTCATGGCAATATTTCCTTCAAAGTTCATCCACGTGGGCGGTGACGAATGCCCGAAAGATGAGTGGAAAGCATCATCCCGGGTTCAACAACTGATGAAGGAGCGAGGTCTGAAGGATGAGCACGAGATGCAATCCTGGTTCATCCGCCAGATCGACTCCTACTTGGCTTCAAAGGGCCGCCGACTGATCGGCTGGGATGAAATTCTTGAGGGGGGACTCGCACCAGGTGCCGCTGTGATGAGCTGGCGTGGTGAAGCAGGCGGAATCGCTGCGGCAAAGGAAGGCCACGATGTGGTCATGGCCTCGACAAATGCTCTCTATTTCGACTACTACCAAGCCGATCCAAAGACCGAGCCGCACGCAATCGGAGGTTTACTCCCGCTCCGGAAGGTCTACGATTTTGAAATCGTTCCGAAAGAGATCACCACCGAGCAAAGCAAGCACATCCTGGGTGGACAGTTCCAACTCTGGACCGAATACATCCGAACTCCGGAGTATCTTGAATACATGGCTTGGCCACGCGGAGTGGCAGTTTCCGAAATCCTTTGGTCGCCGAAGTCAAAGCGCAACTTCCGTTCGTTTGTCGATCGGCTCGGAGTACACATGGGCCGGTTGAAGGCATTAGGAGTCAATGCCCGCCCACTTGACGCAAATCTTGGATTACCGACTGCGGAGTGGAAGTCTGGTCAAGTTTCGAATGACTACCAAACCAAAGAGTGGGACATCACGAGTGCCTTTGCTGGAAATGGCAAGTACACAGTGCGCTTTCAGTACACTTCAGGTGGGATCCGGCTGGATATCGACGGGATCGAGATCGTCGTGGGCGGCAATGTTGTCGCGGCGGATTCTCACTACGGTCGCACGGGCAACGTACATGTCGACAATGTCTGGACGGTTGAACTCAAGGGAGTTCCCGCGGGTTCAAAAGTGACCCTCAGAGCCAAAGTTCGAGGCGACGGAGGTTCCGACTCGAACGGTGACATCACGGTCTCCAAGATCTAGTTAACGACGGCCAAACAAGTAAGTAAAAATTGACATCATCCGACGTGACCAGGCGAGCTCGTTATGCTCGGCATTCCCGTCGATGACCAGGGTGATGTCCCTTCCTTCTTTCCAACCTGCGGCTTTGTAAGCATCAAACAGCGCCCGTGCGTCGGCTACGGCGCCCGGGCCCTCTTTGGTGCCCATATCAATCCAGATTCGCTGGCGGTTCTTTATCGGCTTGACCGTTCTAAGCAACTGCCGTTCGCTCACCCAAACTGATGGTGAGACGATTCCGAGCTTGCCAAAAACGTCCGGACAGGTGATGCCAAGATAGCTGGTAATCACCCCGCCCAACGATGATCCCATGAGACCGGTGTTCGCAGGACCAGTCTTAGTTCGATACTTGGCGTTCACCATCGGCATGATCTCGTCGGTGAGCATCTTGCCATACAGGTCAGCCTTACCACCGCCCTCACTGTTTCCCATTTTGATCTTCCAGGGTAAATATTCGTCGGCGCGGGCCGCCTGACCGTTATCAATGCCGACGATGATGATCGGCTCTATCAACCCGGCCGAAATCAGTGCCTCGGCGGCCTCATCGGCACGCCACTCCTGGTTCGGAATGTAGCTGGTGGCTCCATCAAAGACGTTCTGACCGTCGTGCATGTACAGAACCGGAAACCGTCGAGTATTAGCCACCTCATACTGCGGCGGCAGGTAAACGCTGATGTTCCGACGGTTCTGAAGAACCTTTGACTCGAATCCTACGAGCTTCTCAATATTTCCGGTTAGACTAGCGACTCTTTGAGTTTGGAGGGCAAGCCCGGCGGCGATGATTGCGAATGGCATGTGCCAATTATGCCCAATTGGCCGCGAGTTGATCCAAGCGTTCGATCTCTGTTTCAAATGCCAACCGAATCGACTCAATCTCAGCCTCAGTTGCCTTTTCGGGAACCGTGAAGGGCTCACCAAAAACCATTCGGGCTTTTGAAAAGGGCATTGGGAACATGTACGAATCCCAACTCCCGGCGTACCAAGCCCGCTTTGCTGAGATCCCAACAGGGACAAGCTTTGCGCCCGACTTTCGCGCCATCAGCATCACACCACCTTGCACAACTTTCGACGGTCCCCGAGGGCCGTCCGGAGTAATCGCCATCGTCCCACCTTCTTTTAGGGATTGAATTCCTTGAAGGGCTGCCTTGATCCCACCGCGATCTTGCCCTGTCGAGCCACGTATCGTGCGGAAGCCGAGCGAACGGAACACTTTATCCTGGATATCCCCGTCGTTCGAGTTACTGATGATCACCCAGTATCCCCGCTTGCGGAACTGATTAGCGAAGATGAACGACTTGCCGTGCCAGCCGCAGAAGATGAGCTTCTGGTCGGCGTTTGCGTATTGGTCCCACCCTTGGAGTTCGAGCCGAAGGGTAGTGCTGATCGAACGGATGAGCCCGACTGCGATCTTGGAGAGAACGACCTTCTTGATCTTCAGCGACAGTCGATCGCTCAACTAAGCCACCCGCGCTGCTTGGCGAGTTCGGTGGCTGAGTGAATCGGATATTGCTCGGCGAGCTCCTTGAGAACCATCTCGCTCGCCTCAGGCTCATCAGCTCTCAGTAGCGTAGCTAAGTCGAGCATCGCCTCTGGTCGCTGGGGTTCACTCTTTGAACCTTGAATGATCGAGGTAAGCAATCGATGAGCCGCTGCTGGGGGAAGACCATCCGCAAGTTGTCGCCGCCGCACGGCACTGATTTTGCCTAGTCCATCAAGTTCCTCGAGCCGAGCAACAGCCTCGACTTGGGCATCTCCTTTGAGCCGAAACACCAATGCCTGAAGGTGTTCGATCTCTGCCTGCTTGTCGCCCAGCCGCGCCAATTCTTCTCCCAACCGCATTTGCATCGGCAGATCTCCGGGATGAGATTTCAGGTGCGAGCGGATGAAGGCAACTTGCTGCTCCGGATTCGTCTCGTTCAGTGCGTCCAGAACGGCGTGGCCCAGCTTCATTCCTCCAAGATCGGGCGCCCGCAGAATGAGTCCCAAAACCAAACCGCAAACCGCCCCACCGAGGTGGGCAAAAAATCCGGACGCCTGAACCGGCTGACCAACATTGACCAACGCTCCCGCCAACTGAAGTAGGAGCCACAGGACCGTAATAAACGCAACCGAGGCTGACTTCTTAGGTGCGAGGGAAACACGCAGTTTTGTATAACGAAGCGAGTAGTAACCGGCACACCCCGCGATCGCTCCGCTCGCCCCAACCAGAGCCGGGGCCTCGGTCATCCGCCGCGTTGCCATCCAGTACAAAGCGACTCCGACAAGCCCCGACAGGAAATACACCAGCGAAAAGCGACCTGAACCCGTCGCGATCTCGACGGCTACGCCGACTGCAGCAAGAAACACCATGTTCCCCATCAAATGCAATGCGTTTGCATGTACAAAAAGGGAGGTAATTGGAGTATAGACCGACGGCAACGATGCACGAAAACCGTATTCGTCGATCCAATCGGGGCGCACCAAAACGGCGAACGCCGCAAGAATATTTGCGGCGATCAGGAGGAGGGTAACTATCGGAGGTCGCGAGCGTTCGCTCAAGCCTCTTCGTATAGCTCCTCGGGAATATCCACGTTGATGTAGGTGTCCTGAACGTCGTCAAGATCTTCAAGTGCATCAAGTAACTTGAGCAACTTCCGCATCTCGTCTTCGGACGGATTCGCTTTGTTCGTCGCCAAATAGGTGAGCGAAGCCTCAGCAGACTGGTAGCCAGCGGCAATCAGGCCGTCGTTCACCTTGTGGAGGTCCGCCATCGCAGTGATGATATTAATCGACTCACCGTCGTTGTTCACGTCTTCAGCTCCGGCCTCAAGGGCGGCCATAGTGATCTCGTCTTCGTCGAGTCCTTCAGCGGCAAACTGAATTTGACCGACATACTTGAACTGCCAGCTCACCGCACCGTTGTCGGACATGCTTCCTCCGTTCTTGTTGAAGGCATTGCGTACCTCGCTAACGGTTCGGTTTCGGTTCTCGGAGTAGCACTGAAGGATGATTCCGGTTCCGCCGGGGCCTACGCCCTCGTAGATAATCTCTTCGTAATTACCTCCCTCAATTTCGCCGGTGCCCTTCTTGATCGCTCGCTCGATGTTGTCCTTCGGGAGCGATGCGGCCTTCGCCTTTTCAACGGCAACCCGCAGCCGGGGGTTCATGCCAGGGTCTCCGCCGCCCGCTTTTGCGGCGACAGTGATCTCTCGAGCCAGCTTCGTAAACGTGTTTCCGCGAAGGGCGTCCTGTTTGCCTTTGCGAATCTTGATGTTCTTCCATTTACTGTGTCCGGCCATGTTCGTTCATTTTGGCACAGACGGGAAATTCGTTGGAACGATCTCGTTAGGTTTCTCATCTGCCGTTCATGCTCGAACTCCTGACCCCCGCAGCTTTCACGCTTTATCCGAAGGATCAGAAGGATGAGAAATCGCAAGTCTTCTGCCCAATCTGCGTTGCGAATGGTTACGCAAGTGGCGTTATTAGCGACAAGGATTGGTTTTTTGCGGCGAACTCAAGCGGCGGCGCACTCTGGTACCGAGGCATCGATCGCGTCCAGCTTGGAGCTGTTTATCACCAAGGTAGTCGCGGGCTTCGGGCACTCGCTGGCTATCAGCTTCTCCAGGAAGCAGCCGGAGCTCCGGCCCTGAACATCTCCTACGGAGTTCAGAGCCAGGAAACTGGCTCCACGGGTACTTCACTAACCCTTGAGAAAAATTTTTTCCGTGGCATCGAAAGCTTGAACGTCTTTGCTGGTGTTTCTCGGCGAACCGGTGAGACTCAGAACCGAGCAGTTTATGGTTTTAAATGGTCGCCAGATGATCGATGGTTCATTGGCAACCAATTCGACGGCATCGACCACAACCCGTTCTTCCAGATTGTTCGTGGAGACAAGTCCTACGGCCTGCTCTACACGGCCACGAAGAAGGTTAGCTTGACGTTTGGAATTTCGTTCTGACCTTTTCGAGCCACTCTTTTGTGCAAAGGAAGTCGGCTTGAGTCAGGCCGTGGCCACCCGGAAGTTCGACTTGCTCGACTTCCGCGCCGCCCGCGCGGAATACTTCGGCTTGGTTCCGCGCAGATTCGAGAGGGGCCATTGGGTCGTTTTGACCGTTAACCATCAGAATCTCTTTTCCTATTAACTGCGGTTCAGCTGGTAGTGGGGTCATGCCACGCCACATCACCAACCCATCCAAAACGTCGGGATGGAGCAATACGAGGGCGGCACCAATGTTTGCGCCGTTGCTGTACCCAATGCCGATCATCGGCCCTTCCTTTTTCGATCTCAAGAATTCAGCTAGCTCTGCGGCTTGGCGTCGAATGTCTTCGTCATCGAAAACGCCTTCTGCGAAGCGGCGAAACCAGCGGTTCATTCCATGTTCATTTACCTTGCCTCTTGGGGAAATGATTCTGGCCCCCGGCAGCAGGTCCTGCCCCAGCTGGACAAGGTCGTTCTCCGTGCCCCCTGTGCCGTGTAAGAGCACAAGCGTCGGACTTTCGCCAGCAACTTCGACGTGCTGAAAACTCACCGAGTCACTCCTGGAATGCTCAGCTTTGGCAGCACGGTCTCGAGATGCTCCCGTCGGTGGACGTGCATTTGCGGTACTTGAAGAGTTTCACCCAAGGTTTCCTCAGGTTCATCGATCATCATGCCGGGTTGGTCGGTTGCGAATTCAAACAAGACTCCTCCAGGTTCGCGGAAGTAGATTGATCTGAAGTAGTCGCGCTCCATGATCGGTGATGTATGAAAACCGCTTCGACTTAGTTCCAAAAGCCACTGCTCGTGTATCTCATGGTTTTTGATTCGAAAGGCAACGTGGTGAACCGTGCCAGCTGAGCTTCGGGCCAGGGGCTCGTTTGGAGCGTCGATCACGTCGACTTCAGACACGCCGAGGCAGAACCGGGTTCGACCATCTTCAGTAGCGGTTTGCTCGGCATTGAACTTCCGGGTGAGAGTGTCTTCGGTTGTGGCAAAGTCCCCAATCGATCGTCCTCTCATCGGCATCAATGAGACACGTCGGATCGCTCGGATCGCATATTCGGCGGGAACCGGTGAGTGCTTCCAGAAGGTGAAATCCGTAGATGTTTCCACTTCTTCAAGCTCGATTCTGAGCCCGTCTGGATCGTGGGCCCAAATGACTCGCTTGCCGAAGATCATGTCTTCGCCGCTAGTCTTTGTTTCGATGGCAAGCCGGGTTACCCAGAAATCTAACGAGCCGACAGGAACCTCAAACGTGATAGATGCCGTTTCGCCACGGCCCCGCTTTCCCGGCAGGATATGACCGTAGGGAAAGGTGGTCATCAGGGTTCCGGGGCGGCCTATGCCGTCACCGTAGTATAGGTGGTAAACAGTGGGATCGTCGAAGTTGACGGTCTGCTTAACCAGTCGCAGGCCCAGCACCCCGACGTAGAAGTCGACGTTTTGCTGTGCATCGCCGGAGATCGCAGTGACGTGGTGAATTCCTAAAACCATGCTTCTATTTACGCATCCCAGCTACTTGGAATCTGTATGCGACGATACACCTTTTGCGGCTTGTACGAATCGGCGCACTTCCTCCGCGAGCACCCTTGGTGCCGGTCCAAAGTCGACCGGTTTTGGAGTATGTGGTTGCATGGCGGCGACGACGCTGGCGTGGATTTGTGAGACTCCCGTGGCCGCGATGAGGGCTTGTACGTTATGGTAACGGATTCCGGCTGCAGGAGCTATCTCGATGTCCTTCCCCGCGAGTTTGATAAGTCTCGCGATCATGTCCGCCCCTTCGGCGGCTGTCTTTCTGGCACCACTGGTTAGGGTTCGCCGGTAGCCAAGCTGGACCAGTTGTTCCAATGCTTTTTCGAGGTCCGGAGTCTGGTCGAAGACCCTATGGCAGACCATCGGGGTTCCCGTTGCTGCGTCTTGAAAATGCTTCATGGCTTCAAGATTAAGTGTGTCGTCCGGGTTCGACGCGCCGACGACAATGAAGTCAGCGCCCCGCTCAGCAAACCAACTGATCTCACGGCACATGAAATCAATTTCACCCTGACTATACTGATAGCCCCCCGTTCTAGGTCGAACCATTACGGCGACCGGAACATCGCCTTCAATCGCCATCT encodes the following:
- the hflX gene encoding GTPase HflX gives rise to the protein MSGKLETTIETAVLVCVNEDEAEDQLVEDELIGLCEAAGVEPLTTIRQRLDRPFKGTYVGTGKVEEITVLAQDLSADIVLIDGEVSGMQQRNLEEAFGRKVVDRTQLILDIFARRARTKEGMLQVELAQLTYMMPKLMSVYTKFERQKGGIGMRGPGETKLETDKRMVRDRIARLKGEILDVKRVRDQQRTSRRKHPFPFASIVGYTSAGKSTLMNRMSGTDLLADAMPFATLDPTTRKIDLPDGYALFLTDTVGFIRNLPTHLVAAFQSTLEEVTFSDFIIHLVDVSHPNWEAQCDAVAETLKRLKADDKPAITVFNKIDAITDPTVRRDLVAEFPNSVAISALTGEGMNDLMNAIRRQVQDLLGFVKALIPYNQSHLLQDCYNFGRVHKEEYRDGGIYVEAELVSEMRHLLENYAI
- a CDS encoding VOC family protein; this encodes MVLGIHHVTAISGDAQQNVDFYVGVLGLRLVKQTVNFDDPTVYHLYYGDGIGRPGTLMTTFPYGHILPGKRGRGETASITFEVPVGSLDFWVTRLAIETKTSGEDMIFGKRVIWAHDPDGLRIELEEVETSTDFTFWKHSPVPAEYAIRAIRRVSLMPMRGRSIGDFATTEDTLTRKFNAEQTATEDGRTRFCLGVSEVDVIDAPNEPLARSSAGTVHHVAFRIKNHEIHEQWLLELSRSGFHTSPIMERDYFRSIYFREPGGVLFEFATDQPGMMIDEPEETLGETLQVPQMHVHRREHLETVLPKLSIPGVTR
- a CDS encoding copper homeostasis protein CutC; the protein is MLVEVIACSPEEVVAVQEGGADRIELCCALEVGGLTPSKALSEMAIEGDVPVAVMVRPRTGGYQYSQGEIDFMCREISWFAERGADFIVVGASNPDDTLNLEAMKHFQDAATGTPMVCHRVFDQTPDLEKALEQLVQLGYRRTLTSGARKTAAEGADMIARLIKLAGKDIEIAPAAGIRYHNVQALIAATGVSQIHASVVAAMQPHTPKPVDFGPAPRVLAEEVRRFVQAAKGVSSHTDSK
- a CDS encoding YebC/PmpR family DNA-binding transcriptional regulator, which codes for MAGHSKWKNIKIRKGKQDALRGNTFTKLAREITVAAKAGGGDPGMNPRLRVAVEKAKAASLPKDNIERAIKKGTGEIEGGNYEEIIYEGVGPGGTGIILQCYSENRNRTVSEVRNAFNKNGGSMSDNGAVSWQFKYVGQIQFAAEGLDEDEITMAALEAGAEDVNNDGESINIITAMADLHKVNDGLIAAGYQSAEASLTYLATNKANPSEDEMRKLLKLLDALEDLDDVQDTYINVDIPEELYEEA
- a CDS encoding alpha/beta hydrolase codes for the protein MSFQHVEVAGESPTLVLLHGTGGTENDLVQLGQDLLPGARIISPRGKVNEHGMNRWFRRFAEGVFDDEDIRRQAAELAEFLRSKKEGPMIGIGYSNGANIGAALVLLHPDVLDGLVMWRGMTPLPAEPQLIGKEILMVNGQNDPMAPLESARNQAEVFRAGGAEVEQVELPGGHGLTQADFLCTKEWLEKVRTKFQTSS
- a CDS encoding alpha/beta hydrolase-fold protein → MPFAIIAAGLALQTQRVASLTGNIEKLVGFESKVLQNRRNISVYLPPQYEVANTRRFPVLYMHDGQNVFDGATSYIPNQEWRADEAAEALISAGLIEPIIIVGIDNGQAARADEYLPWKIKMGNSEGGGKADLYGKMLTDEIMPMVNAKYRTKTGPANTGLMGSSLGGVITSYLGITCPDVFGKLGIVSPSVWVSERQLLRTVKPIKNRQRIWIDMGTKEGPGAVADARALFDAYKAAGWKEGRDITLVIDGNAEHNELAWSRRMMSIFTYLFGRR
- a CDS encoding beta-N-acetylhexosaminidase; translation: MLATAAALAAATRYAIIPQPVVLIPQEGEFELSQSTPIVASKELAGVASFAKEIVATANNSATPASASIRLKLNKKQERIGDEGYTLDVSPDSIEISARTPAGAFYGIQTLRQLVQNGKVPSVIIEDTPRFGWRGAMLDTGRHYMPMSAIKKFIDTLAFHKMNSFHWHLTEDQGWRLEIKKYPKLTEIGSKRSKTMLKYSPATFEDKEYGGFYTQAEAKEIVAYAKARFINVVPEIEMPGHAQAAIAAYPELGNGEKVPVATTWGVIKHVYNPEESTIKFQKDVLDEVMAIFPSKFIHVGGDECPKDEWKASSRVQQLMKERGLKDEHEMQSWFIRQIDSYLASKGRRLIGWDEILEGGLAPGAAVMSWRGEAGGIAAAKEGHDVVMASTNALYFDYYQADPKTEPHAIGGLLPLRKVYDFEIVPKEITTEQSKHILGGQFQLWTEYIRTPEYLEYMAWPRGVAVSEILWSPKSKRNFRSFVDRLGVHMGRLKALGVNARPLDANLGLPTAEWKSGQVSNDYQTKEWDITSAFAGNGKYTVRFQYTSGGIRLDIDGIEIVVGGNVVAADSHYGRTGNVHVDNVWTVELKGVPAGSKVTLRAKVRGDGGSDSNGDITVSKI
- a CDS encoding rhomboid family intramembrane serine protease, whose amino-acid sequence is MSERSRPPIVTLLLIAANILAAFAVLVRPDWIDEYGFRASLPSVYTPITSLFVHANALHLMGNMVFLAAVGVAVEIATGSGRFSLVYFLSGLVGVALYWMATRRMTEAPALVGASGAIAGCAGYYSLRYTKLRVSLAPKKSASVAFITVLWLLLQLAGALVNVGQPVQASGFFAHLGGAVCGLVLGLILRAPDLGGMKLGHAVLDALNETNPEQQVAFIRSHLKSHPGDLPMQMRLGEELARLGDKQAEIEHLQALVFRLKGDAQVEAVARLEELDGLGKISAVRRRQLADGLPPAAAHRLLTSIIQGSKSEPQRPEAMLDLATLLRADEPEASEMVLKELAEQYPIHSATELAKQRGWLS
- a CDS encoding lysophospholipid acyltransferase family protein — encoded protein: MSDRLSLKIKKVVLSKIAVGLIRSISTTLRLELQGWDQYANADQKLIFCGWHGKSFIFANQFRKRGYWVIISNSNDGDIQDKVFRSLGFRTIRGSTGQDRGGIKAALQGIQSLKEGGTMAITPDGPRGPSKVVQGGVMLMARKSGAKLVPVGISAKRAWYAGSWDSYMFPMPFSKARMVFGEPFTVPEKATEAEIESIRLAFETEIERLDQLAANWA